One part of the Methanomassiliicoccales archaeon genome encodes these proteins:
- a CDS encoding homoserine dehydrogenase, whose amino-acid sequence MDIFIAGFGTVGQGIAEVIKERAAWFERRFGEHVRIVGALDSSSFEFSNDGLDPELLIQRKKMKGRVGTNELKDESSYIIRRFNYDVLVEVTPTNILTGEPGYSNILTALESGKDVVTSNKGPLALKFSELIKTAEKNQVQLRFEATVGGATPVINLSREILMGEKINSIRGILNGTCNFILHRMREEGLPFAQALKEAQEIGIAERDPTYDIEGVDSACKAAILANAIFNLNKTYEDVKRRGISGITEDAIALAAEERKVIRLIAEISSKRLEVSPRLVPVGHPLSIGGTLNIIQLSTDLAGEITVVGRGAGKFETASAILSDLVALMKEKSTGGKSS is encoded by the coding sequence ATGGATATTTTTATCGCTGGTTTCGGAACAGTAGGCCAGGGTATCGCAGAAGTCATTAAGGAGAGGGCAGCCTGGTTTGAAAGAAGATTTGGCGAACACGTGAGGATCGTTGGCGCTCTCGACTCATCTTCTTTCGAGTTTTCAAATGATGGCCTCGATCCCGAACTACTCATTCAAAGGAAAAAAATGAAAGGTCGCGTCGGCACGAATGAGTTGAAGGACGAGTCCTCCTACATTATTAGGCGATTCAATTACGATGTCTTAGTGGAAGTCACGCCCACGAACATATTAACTGGAGAACCTGGCTACTCAAACATTCTCACAGCCCTGGAATCGGGCAAAGATGTTGTCACCTCTAACAAGGGTCCGCTGGCTCTTAAGTTCTCAGAACTGATCAAGACGGCTGAAAAGAATCAAGTTCAGCTAAGGTTTGAGGCGACCGTCGGAGGGGCAACGCCAGTGATCAATCTTTCGAGGGAGATTTTAATGGGGGAGAAGATCAATTCCATCAGAGGTATTCTCAATGGAACCTGCAATTTCATTCTGCACCGCATGAGGGAAGAAGGGCTCCCGTTTGCTCAGGCATTGAAAGAAGCGCAGGAAATCGGCATTGCTGAAAGAGACCCGACATACGATATCGAAGGCGTTGACAGCGCCTGTAAGGCTGCGATCTTGGCAAATGCGATATTCAATCTCAATAAGACCTACGAAGACGTGAAGCGACGGGGAATCAGCGGTATCACCGAGGATGCGATAGCCCTTGCTGCGGAAGAAAGGAAAGTTATCAGATTGATTGCAGAAATTTCCAGCAAGCGGCTGGAGGTTTCCCCGAGATTAGTTCCTGTTGGGCATCCTCTGAGTATAGGTGGCACATTGAACATCATCCAACTTTCAACCGACCTCGCTGGAGAAATCACAGTTGTTGGAAGGGGCGCGGGTAAGTTTGAGACTGCAAGCGCAATTCTGAGCGATCTGGTTGCGTTGATGAAGGAGAAGTCGACTGGAGGAAAGTCGAGTTGA
- a CDS encoding NAD-binding protein, which produces MKILLIGSGKVAEFLVRSMPNVTLVSSDSNLICDLKNSLSGSQIICGECDEEETLQQAGIHDAEVVIVAFEDDDENLRVANIIERYGPRKILIIVKDPSSIPSFHKYGLESVICPLVETVKRIENIVYPQSQKVSEIIVFEESELIGKKLMDIELPANTTIIGVLRGHCLISAERELMLQKGDHIILCTLGILPPVMEEKLFGKGKKPKPFAKVIAAINDKYDLTSVLSEANYLAHYTGSELVVVSTDERIAEMATRALRNSGIDWTTTILEKSNMIQSFFNDSVMSTSEVCLAIRPGDLFFKEVRKLLDNRTSYSGFRAVLLCKGVFPYRRILTLFDGSPGSEKCLDISIRAAINLNSGLHVILPIDLRHEFEDKFLHLKRVGTTYGVEVSEEPVEGNLMIEIVSRIRSGEFDLFAYAISSGAIKKDILNRICAEAPISVLIVTE; this is translated from the coding sequence CGATTCAAATCTTATCTGTGATTTGAAGAATTCATTGTCGGGATCGCAGATCATTTGTGGAGAATGCGATGAGGAGGAGACACTTCAGCAAGCGGGAATTCATGACGCGGAGGTCGTCATTGTCGCATTTGAGGATGATGATGAAAATCTGAGGGTTGCGAATATCATAGAGAGGTATGGTCCAAGAAAAATCCTTATAATCGTGAAAGATCCATCAAGCATCCCGTCTTTTCACAAATATGGGTTGGAAAGTGTTATCTGCCCGCTAGTGGAAACAGTCAAAAGGATCGAGAATATCGTCTATCCACAATCTCAGAAAGTCTCGGAAATCATTGTCTTTGAGGAATCTGAATTAATTGGCAAGAAATTGATGGATATTGAACTGCCAGCAAATACGACGATCATTGGCGTGTTGAGAGGACATTGCCTGATCTCGGCGGAAAGAGAATTAATGCTTCAGAAAGGAGATCATATAATACTCTGCACACTCGGCATTTTGCCACCAGTCATGGAAGAAAAACTATTTGGGAAGGGGAAAAAACCAAAGCCTTTTGCGAAAGTCATCGCTGCTATTAATGACAAATATGATCTCACAAGCGTGCTCTCCGAAGCGAACTATCTCGCTCATTATACGGGATCAGAACTGGTTGTGGTGTCAACAGACGAGAGGATTGCTGAGATGGCGACACGCGCTCTTAGGAATTCTGGCATCGACTGGACGACAACGATTCTCGAGAAATCCAACATGATTCAATCATTCTTTAACGATTCAGTGATGTCGACAAGTGAGGTATGTCTTGCTATTCGGCCTGGTGATCTGTTCTTCAAGGAAGTGAGGAAGTTATTGGATAATCGAACTTCATATTCTGGTTTTCGGGCGGTACTGCTTTGCAAAGGTGTGTTTCCATACAGAAGGATCCTTACTTTGTTTGACGGTTCTCCTGGATCTGAAAAATGCCTTGACATTTCTATCAGGGCGGCGATCAACCTTAACTCGGGACTGCATGTCATTTTACCAATTGACTTGAGGCACGAGTTTGAGGACAAGTTCCTACATTTAAAGAGAGTCGGGACGACATACGGCGTTGAAGTCAGTGAGGAACCGGTCGAGGGAAACCTCATGATCGAAATCGTCAGCCGGATCAGGTCTGGTGAGTTTGATCTGTTTGCATATGCGATCAGCTCAGGGGCCATTAAGAAGGACATCTTGAATCGCATTTGCGCCGAAGCGCCAATCAGTGTTTTAATCGTGACGGAGTAG